In Rathayibacter sp. VKM Ac-2762, one DNA window encodes the following:
- a CDS encoding 5'-nucleotidase C-terminal domain-containing protein: MRRLRAASLLAVVALGAATAAPIASAAPLDDGVELTLVSTTDTHGHVYDWDYFANAPYPADGALGLTRVATEVDRLRAEKGEESVLVMDNGDAIQGTPLTYYYGLGDGAAGVLSGETTHPMATAFNTIGYDAQVVGNHEYNYGLDMLSAYEGDLNAPLLGANVVDVATGKPYHDPYTLIEREIDGKTVTVGVLGLVTPGVRVWDKQHVDGVLEFQDMVAAAKQWVPIVQEQADVVVVLAHTGQGTVPDAEYDAADLNEDVVNNIATQVPGIDVVVAGHSHKDLPQTLFTNVAGEQVLVTQPEFWAQGLTEVTLNLVPDAAGGLEVDWSAGNAPVTQPVYAKDIAEESPALVDALAEQHAATIEYVNTPVADSVEELSAATSRYEDTPIIDFINTVQAETVETALEGTEWADLPVISQASPFSRTAVFPKGQVSIRDIAGLYIYENTLRGVELTGAEVRDYLEFSARYFVQTAEGAAFDPETGTNATTEDRPDGIPDYNYDAISGLDYVIDVSQPAGSRIRGLAHADGTPVADDERFVMAVNNYRQSGGGAYPAVAQAPLVYDERLEIRQLLIDWSTARGVIDQADFYDPNWSLTTEPAAEVPVTPAPTEPGTPTEQPTTAPSPHPTTTAAPVAGGSGPGSLANTGADAAGLIGGALVLLLSGLALVVARRRLAA; the protein is encoded by the coding sequence ATGCGCAGACTCCGCGCCGCAAGCCTCCTCGCCGTCGTCGCACTCGGAGCCGCCACCGCCGCTCCGATCGCCTCGGCCGCCCCTCTCGACGACGGCGTCGAGCTCACCCTGGTGTCGACGACCGACACGCACGGGCACGTCTACGACTGGGACTACTTCGCGAACGCGCCGTACCCGGCCGACGGTGCGCTCGGCCTCACCCGCGTCGCGACCGAGGTCGACCGCCTCCGCGCCGAGAAGGGCGAGGAGTCCGTGCTCGTCATGGACAACGGCGACGCGATCCAGGGCACGCCGCTCACCTACTACTACGGCCTCGGCGACGGCGCCGCGGGCGTCCTCTCCGGCGAGACGACGCACCCGATGGCCACCGCGTTCAACACCATCGGCTACGACGCGCAGGTCGTCGGCAACCACGAGTACAACTACGGGCTCGACATGCTCAGCGCGTACGAGGGCGACCTGAACGCCCCGCTGCTGGGCGCGAACGTCGTCGACGTCGCCACCGGCAAGCCGTACCACGACCCCTACACGCTGATCGAGCGCGAGATCGACGGGAAGACGGTCACCGTCGGCGTCCTCGGCCTCGTCACGCCCGGCGTCCGGGTCTGGGACAAGCAGCACGTCGACGGCGTCCTCGAGTTCCAGGACATGGTCGCCGCCGCGAAGCAGTGGGTCCCGATCGTGCAGGAGCAGGCCGACGTGGTCGTCGTCCTCGCGCACACCGGCCAGGGCACGGTGCCGGACGCCGAGTACGACGCCGCCGACCTCAACGAGGACGTCGTCAACAACATCGCGACGCAGGTCCCCGGGATCGACGTGGTCGTCGCCGGCCACAGCCACAAGGACCTGCCGCAGACGCTGTTCACCAACGTCGCCGGCGAGCAGGTGCTGGTCACCCAGCCCGAGTTCTGGGCGCAGGGCCTCACCGAGGTCACCCTGAACCTGGTGCCGGACGCCGCGGGCGGCCTCGAGGTCGACTGGTCGGCCGGGAACGCACCCGTCACGCAGCCCGTCTACGCGAAGGACATCGCCGAGGAGTCGCCCGCACTGGTCGACGCCCTCGCCGAGCAGCACGCCGCCACGATCGAGTACGTGAACACCCCCGTCGCCGACTCGGTCGAGGAGCTCTCGGCCGCGACCTCGCGCTACGAGGACACCCCGATCATCGACTTCATCAACACCGTCCAGGCCGAGACCGTCGAGACGGCGCTCGAGGGCACCGAGTGGGCCGACCTGCCGGTGATCTCCCAGGCGTCGCCGTTCTCGCGCACCGCCGTCTTCCCGAAGGGGCAGGTCAGCATCCGCGACATCGCGGGCCTGTACATCTACGAGAACACCCTCCGCGGAGTGGAGCTGACCGGAGCCGAGGTGCGCGACTACCTCGAGTTCTCGGCCCGCTACTTCGTGCAGACCGCCGAGGGCGCCGCGTTCGACCCCGAGACCGGCACCAACGCGACGACCGAGGACCGCCCCGACGGCATCCCGGACTACAACTACGACGCGATCTCGGGCCTGGACTACGTGATCGACGTCTCCCAGCCCGCCGGCTCGCGGATCCGCGGTCTCGCCCACGCCGACGGCACCCCCGTCGCCGACGACGAGCGCTTCGTGATGGCGGTCAACAACTACCGCCAGAGCGGCGGAGGCGCCTACCCCGCCGTCGCGCAGGCACCGCTCGTCTACGACGAGCGTCTCGAGATCCGCCAGCTCCTCATCGACTGGTCGACCGCCCGCGGCGTGATCGACCAGGCCGACTTCTACGACCCCAACTGGTCGCTGACGACGGAGCCCGCCGCCGAGGTCCCGGTCACCCCGGCGCCGACCGAGCCCGGCACCCCGACGGAGCAGCCCACCACCGCTCCGTCGCCGCACCCCACCACCACGGCGGCCCCCGTCGCGGGAGGCTCCGGCCCGGGCTCGCTCGCGAACACCGGCGCCGACGCGGCCGGCCTGATCGGCGGAGCCCTCGTGCTGCTGCTGTCGGGTCTCGCGCTGGTCGTCGCGCGACGCCGCCTCGCGGCCTAG
- the pyrE gene encoding orotate phosphoribosyltransferase: MTDARQQLIEYIGSDAVFHGDFTLTSGKKASYYVDLRRVSLDHRVAPLIGQVMLDLIAPIERVDAVGGLTMGADPIAAAILHQGAARGLAYDAFVVRKEPKDHGRGRQVEGPDLEGKRVVVVEDTSTTGGSPLKAIEALLKVGAEIAGVAVVVDRATGAREIIEDAGYPYFAAIGLADLGLS, encoded by the coding sequence GTGACCGACGCACGCCAGCAGCTCATCGAGTACATCGGCTCCGACGCCGTCTTCCACGGGGACTTCACCCTCACGAGCGGCAAGAAGGCGTCGTACTACGTCGACCTGCGCCGCGTGAGCCTCGACCACCGCGTCGCGCCGCTGATCGGGCAGGTCATGCTCGACCTCATCGCGCCGATCGAGCGCGTCGACGCGGTCGGCGGCCTCACCATGGGTGCCGACCCGATCGCCGCCGCGATCCTCCACCAGGGCGCCGCCCGCGGTCTCGCCTACGACGCGTTCGTCGTGCGCAAGGAGCCCAAGGACCACGGCCGCGGCCGGCAGGTCGAGGGCCCCGACCTCGAGGGCAAGCGCGTCGTCGTCGTCGAGGACACGTCCACCACCGGCGGCTCGCCGCTGAAGGCGATCGAGGCCCTGCTGAAGGTCGGCGCCGAGATCGCAGGAGTCGCCGTCGTCGTCGACCGTGCGACCGGGGCCCGCGAGATCATCGAGGACGCCGGCTACCCGTACTTCGCCGCGATCGGTCTGGCCGACCTCGGCCTGAGCTGA
- a CDS encoding adenylosuccinate synthase produces MPAIVITGAQWGDEGKGRATDLLGSRVDYVVKFNGGNNAGHTVVVGDEKYALHLLPSGILTPGVVPVIANGVVVDIEVLFHELEALSARGVDVSKLLVSANAHVITSYHRTLDKVTERFLGKRQIGTTGRGIGPAYADKINRVGIRIQDLFDENILRQKVEGALDQKNHLLVKVYNRRAILVEQVLEDLLQYTERLRPMVADTSLVLSQALDAGRTVLFEAGQATMLDVDHGTYPFVTSSNATSGGAATGSGVAPNRIDRVIAVIKAYTTRVGAGPFPTELFDEWGEYLRRQGFEFGTTTGRPRRCGWYDAPIARYSARINGVTDFVLTKLDVLSGLETIPVCVAYDVDGVRHDEVPVSQSDFHHAKPIYEEFPGWQEDISGCREFSDLPQTAQDYVRALEAMSGARFSAIGVGPEREQVVVLHDLLD; encoded by the coding sequence ATGCCAGCAATCGTCATCACCGGCGCCCAGTGGGGCGACGAGGGCAAGGGACGCGCCACCGACCTCCTCGGCAGCCGCGTCGACTACGTCGTGAAGTTCAACGGCGGCAACAACGCCGGGCACACCGTCGTGGTGGGCGACGAGAAGTACGCCCTGCACCTGCTCCCCTCCGGCATTCTCACCCCGGGCGTCGTCCCGGTCATCGCGAACGGCGTCGTCGTCGACATCGAGGTGCTGTTCCACGAGCTCGAGGCGCTGAGCGCGCGCGGGGTCGACGTGTCGAAGCTGCTCGTCAGCGCCAACGCGCACGTCATCACCAGCTACCACCGCACCCTCGACAAGGTGACGGAGCGCTTCCTCGGCAAGCGCCAGATCGGCACCACCGGCCGCGGCATCGGCCCGGCGTACGCCGACAAGATCAACCGCGTCGGCATCCGCATCCAGGACCTCTTCGACGAGAACATCCTCCGCCAGAAGGTCGAGGGCGCCCTCGACCAGAAGAACCACCTGCTGGTGAAGGTCTACAACCGCCGCGCGATCCTGGTCGAGCAGGTGCTGGAGGACCTGCTGCAGTACACCGAGCGCCTCCGCCCGATGGTCGCCGACACGTCGCTCGTCCTCTCGCAGGCGCTCGACGCCGGCAGGACGGTGCTGTTCGAGGCCGGCCAGGCCACGATGCTCGACGTCGACCACGGCACCTACCCGTTCGTCACCTCTTCCAACGCGACCTCGGGAGGAGCGGCCACCGGCTCCGGAGTCGCGCCGAACCGCATCGACCGCGTCATCGCGGTCATCAAGGCGTACACGACCCGCGTCGGCGCCGGACCGTTCCCGACCGAGCTCTTCGACGAGTGGGGCGAGTACCTCCGCCGGCAGGGCTTCGAGTTCGGCACCACGACCGGCCGCCCGCGCCGCTGCGGCTGGTACGACGCCCCGATCGCCCGCTACTCGGCGCGGATCAACGGGGTCACCGACTTCGTCCTCACCAAGCTCGACGTGCTCTCGGGCCTCGAGACCATCCCCGTCTGCGTCGCCTACGACGTCGACGGCGTGCGCCACGACGAGGTCCCGGTCTCGCAGAGCGACTTCCACCACGCGAAGCCGATCTACGAGGAGTTCCCCGGCTGGCAGGAGGACATCTCCGGCTGCCGCGAGTTCTCGGACCTGCCGCAGACCGCGCAGGACTACGTGCGCGCGCTCGAGGCGATGAGCGGTGCCCGGTTCTCGGCGATCGGCGTCGGGCCGGAGCGCGAGCAGGTCGTCGTGCTGCACGACCTGCTCGACTAG
- a CDS encoding HAD-IIA family hydrolase, whose product MATNRSEVEAWLTDMDGVLVHENKALPGAPELIQEWTDSGTPFLVLTNNSIFTPRDLAARLRGSGLHVPEERIWTSALATADFCASQKPGGSAFVIGEAGITTALHEAGFIMTETAPDYVVVGETRNYSFEAITKAIRLIVAGARFIVTNPDATGPSAEGVLPATGAIAALITKATGKDPYVVGKPNPMMFRSAMNKIGAHSENTGMIGDRMDTDIVAGIEAGLHTVLVLTGISDEAEIERYPFRPDEVLSGVHELLSSEPLESEFPPDSAV is encoded by the coding sequence ATGGCGACGAACCGCAGTGAAGTCGAGGCCTGGCTCACGGACATGGACGGCGTGCTGGTGCACGAGAACAAGGCGCTCCCCGGCGCGCCCGAGCTGATCCAGGAGTGGACCGATTCGGGCACCCCGTTCCTGGTGCTGACGAACAACTCGATCTTCACGCCGCGGGATCTGGCGGCGCGGCTGCGCGGGTCGGGGCTGCACGTGCCGGAGGAGCGGATCTGGACGAGCGCTCTGGCGACGGCGGACTTCTGCGCGTCGCAGAAGCCGGGCGGGAGCGCGTTCGTGATCGGCGAGGCGGGGATCACCACCGCGCTGCACGAGGCGGGATTCATCATGACGGAGACGGCGCCGGACTACGTGGTCGTGGGCGAGACCCGCAATTACAGCTTCGAGGCGATCACGAAGGCGATCCGCCTGATCGTCGCGGGTGCGCGCTTCATCGTCACCAATCCCGATGCGACGGGGCCGAGCGCCGAGGGCGTGCTCCCGGCGACGGGGGCGATCGCGGCGCTCATCACGAAGGCGACGGGCAAGGATCCGTACGTCGTCGGCAAGCCGAACCCGATGATGTTCCGCTCGGCGATGAACAAGATCGGCGCACACAGCGAGAACACCGGGATGATCGGCGACCGGATGGACACCGACATCGTCGCGGGCATCGAGGCGGGCCTGCACACCGTGCTGGTGCTGACGGGGATCAGCGACGAGGCCGAGATCGAGCGCTATCCGTTCCGCCCGGACGAGGTGCTGAGCGGGGTGCACGAGCTCCTGTCGTCGGAGCCGCTGGAGTCGGAGTTCCCGCCGGATTCGGCGGTCTGA
- a CDS encoding TrmH family RNA methyltransferase, which yields MELTTNGVGPWQGERPEDDRLDPELLERGDARNVVDRFRYWRMDAIVAELDRTRHPFHVAIENWQHDMNIGSIVRSANAFGAEGVHIVGRRRWNKRGAMVTDRYQHVQHHETVADLVQWAAEADVPLLAVDNVPGCVPLETYRLPERCLLLFGQEGPGLSEEAIAASEAVLEITQFGSTRSINASAAAAVAMHAWVLQHVRF from the coding sequence GTGGAGCTCACCACGAACGGCGTCGGCCCCTGGCAGGGCGAGCGGCCCGAGGACGACCGCCTCGACCCGGAGCTGCTGGAGCGTGGCGACGCGCGCAACGTGGTCGACCGCTTCCGCTACTGGCGGATGGACGCGATCGTCGCGGAGCTCGACCGCACGCGGCACCCGTTCCACGTCGCGATCGAGAACTGGCAGCACGACATGAACATCGGCTCGATCGTCCGCAGCGCCAACGCGTTCGGCGCGGAGGGCGTCCACATCGTCGGCCGGCGGCGGTGGAACAAGCGCGGCGCGATGGTCACCGACCGCTACCAGCACGTCCAGCACCACGAGACGGTGGCCGACCTCGTGCAGTGGGCCGCGGAGGCGGACGTGCCCCTCCTCGCCGTCGACAACGTCCCCGGCTGCGTTCCGCTCGAGACCTACCGGCTCCCCGAGCGCTGCCTCCTGTTGTTCGGGCAGGAGGGACCCGGCCTCTCGGAGGAGGCGATCGCCGCCTCGGAGGCCGTGCTCGAGATCACGCAGTTCGGCTCGACCCGGTCGATCAACGCCTCGGCGGCGGCAGCCGTCGCGATGCACGCCTGGGTGCTGCAGCACGTCCGCTTCTGA
- a CDS encoding HAD-IIB family hydrolase — protein MSTLPRLMAFDLDDTLAASKSPVDPAMADLFVKLLQATEVCIISGGQIGQFRMQVLDRLEGADPEVLAKLHLMPTCGTQYYRYENGDWAQIYAENLTEDEKSRALAAVEEKAKELGYWESETWGPILEDRDSQITFSALGQSAPVEVKQAWDPDGEKKNTLREAVQAVLPDLEVRSGGSTSVDITRKGIDKAYGMNKLTELTGIPLDDMIFVGDRLDPDGNDYPVKAMGVECFAVEGWHDTAAYLRSYGL, from the coding sequence ATGAGCACCCTGCCCCGCCTGATGGCCTTCGACCTCGACGACACCCTCGCCGCCTCGAAGTCCCCCGTCGACCCGGCGATGGCCGACCTCTTCGTGAAGCTGCTCCAGGCCACCGAGGTGTGCATCATCTCGGGCGGCCAGATCGGCCAGTTCCGGATGCAGGTGCTCGACCGCCTCGAGGGCGCCGACCCCGAGGTGCTCGCGAAGCTGCACCTCATGCCCACCTGCGGCACGCAGTACTACCGGTACGAGAACGGCGACTGGGCGCAGATCTACGCCGAGAACCTCACCGAGGACGAGAAGTCGCGCGCGCTCGCCGCCGTCGAGGAGAAGGCGAAGGAGCTCGGCTACTGGGAGTCCGAGACCTGGGGCCCGATCCTCGAGGACCGCGACTCGCAGATCACCTTCTCGGCCCTCGGCCAGTCCGCGCCCGTCGAGGTCAAGCAGGCCTGGGACCCGGACGGCGAGAAGAAGAACACCCTCCGCGAGGCCGTGCAGGCCGTGCTCCCCGACCTCGAGGTGCGCTCCGGCGGCTCGACGTCGGTCGATATCACCCGCAAGGGCATCGACAAGGCGTACGGGATGAACAAGCTCACCGAGCTCACCGGCATCCCTCTCGACGACATGATCTTCGTCGGCGACCGCCTCGACCCCGACGGCAACGACTACCCCGTCAAGGCGATGGGCGTCGAGTGCTTCGCCGTCGAGGGCTGGCACGACACCGCCGCGTACCTCCGCTCCTACGGCCTGTAG
- a CDS encoding MmcQ/YjbR family DNA-binding protein, with translation MDGGAVERLLEGLPGAEAGFPFGEGIRVWKVAGKVFALESERFGRPVVSVKALPENVVHLVAGVDGIEPGYHLNKKHWVTVDAGGTVEPELVLELIEESHAIVVANLPKRLRLALDGTASGSLNEDV, from the coding sequence ATGGACGGCGGGGCGGTGGAGCGGCTTCTCGAAGGGCTTCCGGGAGCGGAGGCGGGGTTCCCGTTCGGGGAGGGGATCCGGGTGTGGAAGGTCGCGGGGAAGGTGTTCGCGCTCGAGTCGGAGCGGTTCGGGCGGCCGGTCGTGAGCGTGAAGGCGCTGCCCGAGAACGTGGTGCACCTGGTCGCGGGGGTCGACGGGATCGAGCCCGGCTACCACCTGAACAAGAAGCACTGGGTCACCGTCGACGCCGGCGGGACCGTGGAGCCCGAGCTGGTGCTCGAGCTCATCGAGGAGTCGCACGCGATCGTGGTCGCGAACCTGCCGAAACGGCTCCGCCTCGCCCTCGACGGCACGGCGTCCGGATCGCTGAACGAGGACGTCTGA
- a CDS encoding ABC transporter ATP-binding protein gives MQNQTSSVVARVEGVRKLYGSTPPVVALDDVTLSIERGEFTAVMGPSGSGKSTLMHVLAGLDTASSGRVFLGDAEITSMSDAELTVLRRRSVGFVFQAFNLVPTLDVRGNIRLPFELDGRSVTGDEEQWIARLIESLGLRERLTHRPHELSGGQQQRVAIARALATRPQLIFADEPTGNLDSRTGREVLSLLRASTREYGQSIAMVTHDPIAAAYADRIVFLRDGAVVDDRRGMSAEEISRAMLTMEGAA, from the coding sequence ATGCAGAACCAGACCTCCTCCGTCGTGGCGCGCGTCGAGGGCGTGCGCAAGCTCTACGGCAGCACGCCGCCCGTCGTCGCCCTCGACGACGTCACGCTCTCGATCGAGCGGGGCGAGTTCACCGCGGTGATGGGCCCCAGCGGATCCGGCAAGTCGACGCTCATGCACGTCCTCGCCGGCCTCGACACCGCCTCCTCCGGCCGCGTGTTCCTCGGGGACGCCGAGATCACCTCGATGAGCGACGCCGAGCTGACCGTGCTCCGCCGCCGCAGCGTCGGCTTCGTCTTCCAGGCCTTCAACCTCGTCCCCACGCTCGACGTGCGCGGCAACATCCGCCTCCCGTTCGAGCTCGACGGCCGCTCCGTGACCGGCGACGAGGAGCAGTGGATCGCCCGGCTGATCGAGTCCCTCGGGCTCCGCGAGCGCCTCACGCACCGGCCCCATGAGCTCTCGGGCGGGCAGCAGCAGCGCGTGGCGATCGCCCGCGCCCTCGCCACCCGGCCGCAGCTGATCTTCGCCGACGAGCCCACCGGCAACCTGGACTCGCGCACCGGCCGCGAGGTCCTCAGCCTGCTCCGGGCCTCCACCCGCGAGTACGGCCAGTCGATCGCCATGGTCACCCACGACCCGATCGCGGCGGCCTACGCCGACCGCATCGTCTTCCTCCGCGACGGGGCCGTCGTCGACGACCGCCGCGGGATGAGCGCCGAGGAGATCTCGCGCGCGATGCTCACGATGGAGGGCGCGGCGTGA
- a CDS encoding FtsX-like permease family protein: MSGVRTGSSQGGGAIVTVAALAAAFGAVLVQVIADMVAAFAAAGIDGIGQVALMLGMVGAVFFGIAVFVGGIVTANAVSTVIAGRTREIALLRLLGASGRSLRSGIVRTGLLQGLLGAAIGLVAGVALVALAAELAIRSGTLPRFDYPLVSPGLLLPLIAVVASTVIASWSGSRRVLAVAPSQAAGSSAEPRYEELRGRTARNVTAIVFVVVGALLLAAGVVFGLANPGGVLLGLVGGMASFTGVILGAPVLLPPLTALVGRAFGRGPVARLASANAVRNPARSARAVIGLVIGVSLVTMFAVAAATFGTIMERSGETNPEVIAAFEQFIQVSTAVMSVLLGFSVVLAAVGMVNTLSLSVLQRRRELGLLRALGFTGSQVRSMVVLEAAQMIIAAAVLGIVLGIVYGWCGAISVFGSLPGIGLIPPTVPVPILVAVLVVGVVITVVSAVLPARRATKVSPVAALAVA; this comes from the coding sequence GTGAGCGGCGTGCGCACGGGCTCGAGCCAGGGCGGGGGCGCCATCGTCACCGTCGCCGCACTCGCCGCGGCGTTCGGCGCCGTGCTGGTGCAGGTCATCGCCGACATGGTCGCGGCCTTCGCGGCAGCGGGGATCGACGGCATCGGCCAGGTCGCCCTCATGCTCGGGATGGTCGGCGCCGTCTTCTTCGGCATAGCGGTGTTCGTGGGCGGGATCGTCACGGCCAACGCGGTCTCGACCGTCATCGCCGGGCGCACCCGCGAGATCGCCCTGCTGCGCCTGCTCGGCGCCTCCGGCCGGTCGCTGCGCAGCGGGATCGTCCGCACGGGCCTCCTGCAGGGGCTCCTCGGAGCGGCGATCGGCCTGGTCGCCGGCGTCGCTCTCGTGGCGCTCGCCGCGGAGCTCGCCATCCGGAGCGGCACCCTGCCCCGCTTCGACTACCCGCTCGTCTCGCCCGGCCTCTTGCTGCCGCTGATCGCCGTGGTCGCCTCGACGGTCATCGCCTCGTGGTCCGGATCGCGCCGCGTGCTCGCGGTCGCGCCGTCGCAGGCCGCCGGATCCTCCGCCGAGCCCCGCTACGAGGAGCTGCGCGGCCGCACCGCCCGCAACGTCACGGCGATCGTCTTCGTCGTGGTCGGCGCGCTGCTGCTCGCCGCCGGCGTTGTGTTCGGGCTCGCCAACCCCGGCGGCGTCCTCCTCGGGCTGGTCGGAGGCATGGCGTCCTTCACCGGCGTGATCCTCGGGGCGCCCGTCCTGCTCCCTCCGCTCACGGCCCTCGTGGGCCGCGCCTTCGGCCGGGGCCCCGTCGCCCGCCTGGCGTCCGCCAACGCAGTCCGCAATCCGGCGCGCAGCGCCCGCGCCGTCATCGGACTGGTCATCGGAGTGTCGCTGGTCACGATGTTCGCGGTCGCCGCCGCCACCTTCGGCACGATCATGGAGCGCTCGGGCGAGACGAACCCCGAGGTGATCGCGGCGTTCGAGCAGTTCATCCAGGTGAGCACCGCGGTGATGAGCGTCCTGCTCGGCTTCTCGGTCGTTCTGGCCGCCGTCGGCATGGTCAACACGCTGTCGCTCAGCGTGCTGCAGCGCCGGCGCGAGCTGGGCCTGCTCCGCGCGCTCGGCTTCACCGGCTCGCAGGTGCGGTCGATGGTGGTGCTCGAGGCGGCGCAGATGATCATCGCTGCCGCGGTGCTCGGCATCGTGCTCGGGATCGTCTACGGCTGGTGCGGCGCGATCTCGGTGTTCGGCTCGCTGCCGGGCATCGGACTGATCCCGCCGACCGTCCCGGTGCCGATCCTGGTGGCGGTGCTCGTGGTGGGCGTCGTGATCACGGTCGTCTCGGCCGTGCTGCCCGCCCGCCGCGCCACGAAGGTGTCGCCGGTCGCCGCTCTCGCCGTGGCCTGA
- a CDS encoding maleylpyruvate isomerase N-terminal domain-containing protein, whose translation MSTAALFEAAAAALVGLLAQVRDDQWEQPGLGVWDVRGLAGHASRAVLTVEAYLLAPEPPEPTIEDALDYYAALAGNVADPAAVARRGVEAGLLLGDRPAQALAEAAGRAVELVAAQRPGRLVAVGGHAIELDEYLRTRLLELVVHTLDLSRATGIPHVLPGEAVEACCALTGGLAARAGRGEELLLALSGREPLAAGFSVV comes from the coding sequence ATGAGCACCGCCGCGCTGTTCGAGGCCGCCGCCGCCGCCCTCGTCGGCCTGCTCGCGCAGGTGCGGGACGATCAGTGGGAGCAGCCGGGGCTCGGCGTCTGGGATGTCCGCGGCCTCGCGGGCCACGCGTCGCGGGCGGTGCTGACGGTCGAGGCGTACCTCCTCGCTCCGGAGCCGCCCGAGCCGACCATCGAGGACGCGCTCGACTACTACGCCGCGCTGGCCGGGAACGTCGCCGACCCCGCGGCGGTGGCGCGGCGCGGGGTCGAGGCGGGGCTGCTGCTCGGCGACAGGCCGGCTCAGGCGCTGGCGGAGGCGGCGGGCCGCGCGGTCGAGCTGGTCGCCGCTCAGCGTCCCGGCCGCCTCGTCGCCGTGGGCGGCCACGCGATCGAGCTGGACGAGTACCTCCGGACCCGGCTGCTCGAGCTGGTCGTGCACACGCTCGACCTCTCGCGGGCCACCGGGATCCCGCACGTGCTGCCCGGCGAGGCCGTCGAGGCGTGCTGCGCGCTGACCGGCGGGCTGGCCGCTCGAGCCGGACGGGGCGAGGAGCTCCTGCTCGCGCTGAGCGGGCGGGAGCCCCTCGCCGCGGGGTTCTCGGTGGTGTGA
- a CDS encoding DUF3151 domain-containing protein yields the protein MSGENLLGPEPTLLPDEPAVTAALAKHANPGAVEFAALAAAHPRSPLAWALLADSVWGIDAALPSYAYARVGYHRGLDLLRGAGWRGQGPIPWRHGPNRGFLLSLYALRRAADSIHETEEVTRLTQFLQQADPIAIEEIERYHEDALPPTAAIIILGND from the coding sequence ATGAGTGGCGAGAACCTGCTGGGCCCCGAACCGACCCTCCTCCCCGACGAGCCCGCGGTCACCGCGGCCCTCGCGAAGCACGCGAACCCGGGAGCCGTCGAATTCGCCGCCCTCGCCGCCGCCCACCCGCGCTCCCCGCTGGCCTGGGCACTCCTCGCCGACAGCGTCTGGGGCATCGACGCCGCCCTCCCCTCCTACGCCTACGCCCGCGTCGGCTACCACCGCGGCCTCGACCTCCTCCGCGGAGCCGGCTGGCGCGGCCAGGGCCCCATCCCCTGGCGCCACGGACCCAACCGCGGATTCCTGCTCTCCCTGTACGCCCTCCGCCGCGCCGCCGACTCCATCCACGAGACCGAGGAGGTCACCCGCCTCACCCAGTTCCTCCAGCAGGCCGATCCGATCGCCATCGAGGAGATCGAGCGGTACCACGAGGACGCGTTACCCCCTACCGCCGCCATCATCATCCTCGGCAACGACTAG